A genomic segment from Ramlibacter agri encodes:
- a CDS encoding Bug family tripartite tricarboxylate transporter substrate binding protein → MTIRRRSFLIAPAALAAGGLLASPARAQAWPERQVRMIIPYSPGSNPDLGARIAAQALSQRMGQPFVPETRIGAGGAIGLAAAAKAPPDGYTLVVGHVGGLAINPAIYDNLPYAPLKDFTPVAQIYKSPLLMLVAENSPYRTVADVLAAAKAKPGALTFSSGGNGNGAHLCGEQLAALGGVSMRHIPYKSVSDALVAVVSGDAAFSFGNISLGMPLVAGRKLRAIAFSGDARLAEYPDIPVVSETVKGFEFHDWTGLLAPAGTPAAVVAKLQQEMNAIALQPEVVKQLRAQGLIPVQGSADDFRRLMTSELAKWGALAKSIHLKLS, encoded by the coding sequence ATGACCATCCGCCGCCGTTCCTTCTTGATCGCGCCTGCTGCCCTGGCCGCGGGTGGCCTGCTGGCAAGCCCCGCGCGGGCGCAAGCCTGGCCGGAGCGCCAGGTGCGCATGATCATTCCGTACAGCCCGGGATCCAACCCCGACCTCGGCGCGCGCATCGCCGCCCAGGCGCTGTCGCAGCGCATGGGCCAGCCCTTCGTGCCGGAGACGCGCATCGGCGCCGGTGGCGCCATCGGCCTGGCGGCCGCGGCCAAGGCGCCGCCGGACGGCTACACGCTGGTGGTGGGTCACGTCGGCGGGCTGGCGATCAACCCGGCGATCTATGACAACCTGCCGTATGCGCCGCTGAAGGATTTCACGCCGGTGGCGCAGATCTACAAGTCGCCGCTGTTGATGCTGGTGGCCGAGAACTCGCCGTATCGCACGGTGGCCGACGTGCTGGCGGCGGCCAAGGCCAAGCCGGGCGCGCTGACCTTCTCCTCCGGCGGCAACGGCAATGGGGCCCACCTGTGCGGCGAGCAACTGGCCGCGCTGGGCGGCGTGAGCATGCGCCACATCCCCTACAAGAGCGTGTCCGATGCGCTGGTGGCGGTGGTCAGCGGCGATGCGGCCTTCAGCTTCGGCAACATTTCGCTGGGCATGCCGCTGGTGGCGGGGCGCAAGCTGCGCGCGATCGCCTTCAGCGGGGACGCGCGGCTGGCGGAGTACCCGGACATCCCGGTCGTGAGCGAGACCGTCAAGGGCTTCGAGTTCCACGACTGGACCGGCCTGCTGGCGCCGGCGGGCACGCCCGCTGCCGTGGTCGCGAAGCTGCAGCAGGAGATGAACGCCATCGCCTTGCAACCGGAAGTGGTGAAGCAGCTGCGCGCGCAGGGGCTGATTCCGGTGCAAGGTTCGGCCGACGACTTCCGCCGCCTGATGACGAGCGAGCTCGCCAAGTGGGGCGCGCTGGCCAAGAGCATCCACCTGAAACTGAGCTGA
- a CDS encoding tripartite tricarboxylate transporter substrate binding protein: MQDIKRLLATAACALLPLAALAADPFPSKPVTIIVPNAPGGAVDILARLLEKSLHDTWKQPVLVVYKPGAGTVMGTDFVAKAQPDGHTIGIVVTSHVINPSLRKNMPFDTEKDLAPVSMLATSPILISASNKLAANNVKELIALAKKEPNKLSYASPGSGSSMHLGMELLKSDSGIDVLHTPYKGSGGAYPDVIAGRVDLIIDPLFSSLPQVKAGMLKPIGIMSAKRSSIAPNIPTVAETIPGFNVESIFGAVVAAGVPKDVVAKISADMNKVLASPEVKARMAEVGLTPVGTTPEAFAAYIHTEIPKWAKVVKASGATAD; encoded by the coding sequence ATGCAAGACATCAAGCGCCTGCTTGCCACCGCCGCCTGCGCGCTGCTGCCGCTGGCCGCGCTGGCCGCGGACCCCTTCCCCAGCAAGCCCGTGACGATCATCGTGCCCAACGCGCCCGGCGGCGCGGTGGACATCCTGGCCCGGCTGCTGGAAAAGAGCCTGCACGACACCTGGAAGCAGCCCGTGCTGGTGGTCTACAAGCCCGGCGCCGGCACCGTGATGGGCACCGACTTCGTCGCCAAGGCGCAGCCGGACGGCCACACGATCGGCATCGTGGTCACCTCGCACGTGATCAACCCCAGCCTGCGCAAGAACATGCCCTTCGACACCGAGAAGGACCTGGCGCCGGTGTCCATGCTGGCGACCTCGCCGATCCTGATCTCCGCTTCCAACAAGCTGGCGGCGAACAACGTGAAGGAACTGATCGCGCTGGCCAAGAAGGAGCCGAACAAGCTGAGCTACGCGTCCCCGGGCAGCGGCAGCTCCATGCACCTGGGCATGGAACTGCTGAAGTCGGACTCCGGCATCGACGTCCTGCATACGCCTTACAAGGGCTCGGGCGGCGCCTACCCCGACGTCATCGCCGGCCGCGTGGACCTGATCATCGACCCGCTGTTCTCCTCGCTGCCGCAGGTGAAGGCCGGCATGCTGAAGCCGATCGGCATCATGAGCGCCAAGCGCTCGTCGATCGCGCCGAACATCCCCACCGTGGCGGAGACGATCCCCGGCTTCAACGTCGAGAGCATCTTCGGCGCCGTCGTCGCAGCGGGCGTGCCGAAGGACGTGGTCGCCAAGATCAGCGCCGACATGAACAAGGTGCTGGCTTCGCCCGAGGTGAAGGCCCGCATGGCCGAAGTGGGCCTGACGCCGGTCGGCACGACGCCGGAAGCTTTCGCGGCCTACATCCACACCGAGATCCCGAAGTGGGCGAAGGTGGTGAAGGCTTCGGGCGCCACCGCCGACTGA
- a CDS encoding Bug family tripartite tricarboxylate transporter substrate binding protein produces MPARFLSRRRWLASAAALLAGLAVAPAGAESAWPARPLTFVVAAGAGSSVDVFARLLAERLQRSLGQAVIVEARPGGNGVIGTQAVTSARPDGYTFLFAGNSVLVINPLMTKNLPFDIEKALVAVAPVSYVPLAIAVSTHSPVKSIQDLVASAKTQDTFFATPGSASLSRLIGENLNQRAGTRLVNVAYPTGGAAQTDVIGGRVPVLIDGLGGIAPHAKGGRLRLLAVSTEKRSKEFPDVPTIAEAVPGLVVPGINSLMAPAGTPPAILDTLNAKVREVLAAPDVAQRFVDMGGEVAMGSRAELDQILKGQRVLFRELITRANIKQD; encoded by the coding sequence ATGCCCGCCCGATTCCTCTCGCGCCGCCGTTGGCTCGCAAGCGCCGCCGCCCTGCTGGCCGGCCTTGCCGTCGCTCCCGCCGGCGCGGAAAGCGCCTGGCCCGCGCGACCGCTGACCTTCGTGGTCGCGGCGGGCGCCGGCAGCAGCGTCGACGTGTTCGCCCGCCTGCTGGCCGAGCGCTTGCAGCGCTCGCTGGGCCAGGCCGTGATCGTGGAAGCGCGGCCGGGCGGCAACGGCGTCATCGGCACGCAGGCCGTCACCTCGGCCAGGCCGGACGGCTACACCTTCCTGTTCGCGGGCAACTCGGTGCTGGTGATCAACCCGCTGATGACGAAGAACCTGCCCTTCGACATCGAGAAGGCGCTGGTGGCCGTGGCGCCGGTTTCCTACGTGCCGCTTGCCATCGCGGTCAGCACGCACAGCCCGGTGAAGTCGATCCAGGACCTGGTCGCCAGCGCGAAGACGCAGGACACCTTCTTCGCGACGCCGGGTTCCGCTTCGCTGTCACGGCTGATCGGCGAGAACCTGAACCAGCGCGCCGGCACGCGCCTGGTCAACGTGGCTTATCCCACCGGCGGGGCGGCGCAGACCGACGTCATCGGCGGCCGCGTGCCGGTGCTGATCGACGGCCTGGGCGGCATCGCGCCGCATGCCAAGGGCGGGCGCCTGCGCCTGCTGGCCGTCTCCACCGAGAAACGCTCCAAGGAATTCCCGGACGTGCCGACGATTGCCGAAGCCGTGCCAGGGCTCGTGGTGCCCGGCATCAATTCGCTGATGGCGCCGGCCGGCACGCCACCCGCCATCCTCGACACCCTGAACGCGAAAGTACGCGAAGTGCTGGCCGCGCCCGACGTCGCGCAGCGCTTCGTCGACATGGGCGGCGAGGTCGCCATGGGCAGTCGCGCCGAACTGGACCAGATCCTGAAGGGGCAGCGCGTGCTGTTCCGCGAACTGATCACGCGCGCCAACATCAAGCAGGACTGA
- a CDS encoding NADPH-dependent F420 reductase: MQVGIIGAGFIARALAQNLLRAGHAVMLSNSRGPQSLRSTVASLKCKVGTVEEAAAFGEVVAVAIPMSAWRELPADALAGKVVIDIMNHYPERDGPIAELEGGLGTSELIAKQLPQSRVVKAFNAIMANDLQNNPRPAGAPDRKALPIAGDDAGAKAQVAKLVEEIGFDVVDAGPLAEGWRFERARPAYCVPMDQATLAATLAATQRDAFMGEYSWRR; encoded by the coding sequence ATGCAAGTAGGGATCATCGGCGCCGGCTTCATCGCGCGCGCCCTGGCGCAGAACCTGCTGCGCGCCGGCCACGCAGTGATGCTGAGCAACTCGCGCGGGCCGCAGAGCCTGCGCAGCACGGTCGCTTCGCTGAAGTGCAAGGTGGGCACGGTGGAAGAGGCCGCGGCCTTCGGCGAGGTCGTGGCCGTGGCGATCCCGATGAGCGCCTGGCGCGAACTGCCGGCGGACGCCTTGGCGGGCAAGGTGGTCATCGACATCATGAACCACTACCCGGAGCGCGATGGGCCCATCGCCGAACTGGAGGGCGGCCTCGGCACCAGCGAGCTGATCGCGAAACAACTGCCGCAGTCGCGTGTGGTGAAGGCCTTCAACGCGATCATGGCCAACGACCTGCAGAACAACCCGCGCCCGGCGGGTGCGCCGGACCGCAAGGCCCTGCCCATCGCCGGGGATGATGCAGGCGCCAAGGCGCAGGTGGCGAAGCTGGTGGAGGAGATCGGCTTCGACGTGGTCGATGCCGGGCCGCTGGCCGAAGGCTGGCGCTTCGAGCGGGCGCGGCCGGCCTATTGCGTTCCGATGGACCAGGCGACGCTGGCGGCCACCTTGGCGGCCACGCAGCGCGACGCGTTCATGGGGGAGTATTCCTGGCGGCGGTGA
- a CDS encoding thiolase C-terminal domain-containing protein, with translation MSFPVHDLPRRLQPCIVGVGETRYTRRGGHNDTPELKLCLQAIHAAAADAGIHAGEIDGFASFGFERHEPAVVQTALAAPLLRYASIVWGGGGGGCSGAVMLAAMAVATGQCRYAVVYRSICQGQHERYGQFRERPLWGSYIAPYGLMSPGMMVALGYRRFMEESGSTAEDLCEVAMNSRANAQHNPRAVMKGKPLNREGYFGARMVADPFRLNDCCLETDGACAIIVAPREVAEKLQRPSVPILGAAMASGPRWSLGPMGSHNMPLEDYATINSREVAKAIYEQAGIGPGDIDVAQIYDAFTGLIPMALEDYGICGKGETSAFIQSGALRQGGRLPINTAGGLHSEAYLHGLNLIIEGVRQARGEAVLQVPNVRHCLVTSGGGTGQKSALVLGGA, from the coding sequence ATGAGCTTCCCCGTCCACGACCTGCCGCGCCGCCTGCAACCCTGCATCGTCGGCGTCGGCGAAACCCGCTACACCCGCCGCGGCGGCCACAACGACACGCCCGAACTCAAGCTGTGCCTGCAGGCCATCCACGCGGCCGCGGCCGACGCGGGCATCCACGCGGGCGAGATCGACGGCTTCGCCTCCTTCGGCTTCGAGCGCCACGAACCGGCCGTGGTGCAGACCGCGCTGGCCGCGCCCCTGCTGCGCTACGCGTCCATCGTCTGGGGCGGCGGCGGTGGCGGCTGCTCGGGCGCCGTGATGCTGGCGGCCATGGCCGTGGCCACCGGCCAGTGCCGCTATGCCGTCGTCTACCGCTCGATCTGCCAGGGCCAGCACGAGCGCTACGGCCAGTTCCGCGAACGGCCGCTGTGGGGCTCGTACATCGCGCCCTACGGCCTGATGTCGCCCGGCATGATGGTCGCCCTGGGCTACCGCCGCTTCATGGAGGAGTCGGGCAGCACCGCGGAGGACCTGTGCGAGGTCGCGATGAATTCGCGCGCCAACGCGCAGCACAATCCGCGCGCCGTCATGAAAGGCAAGCCGCTGAATCGCGAAGGCTACTTCGGCGCACGCATGGTGGCCGACCCGTTCCGGCTCAACGACTGCTGCCTGGAGACCGACGGCGCCTGCGCGATCATCGTGGCGCCGCGCGAAGTGGCCGAGAAACTGCAGCGGCCGTCGGTGCCCATCCTCGGCGCCGCCATGGCGAGCGGCCCGCGCTGGTCGCTGGGCCCCATGGGCTCGCACAACATGCCGCTGGAAGACTACGCGACGATCAATTCGCGCGAGGTGGCGAAGGCCATCTACGAGCAGGCCGGCATCGGGCCCGGCGACATCGACGTGGCGCAGATCTACGACGCCTTCACGGGGCTGATCCCCATGGCGCTGGAGGACTACGGCATCTGCGGCAAGGGCGAGACCTCGGCCTTCATCCAGTCCGGCGCGCTGCGCCAGGGCGGCCGGCTGCCGATCAACACCGCCGGCGGCCTGCATTCCGAGGCCTACCTGCACGGGTTGAACCTCATCATCGAGGGCGTGCGGCAGGCGCGCGGCGAAGCCGTGCTGCAGGTGCCGAACGTGCGGCACTGCCTGGTCACCAGCGGCGGCGGCACCGGGCAGAAGAGCGCGCTGGTCCTCGGCGGCGCCTGA
- a CDS encoding AMP-binding protein has product MISHSFGPTGRIVLAPQQRHPSVLLAQQAAARPHNPFLSIEGRTWSYAQARDQVLRVAAGLAREGVAEGSRVGVLLPNCAEFVFLWFACAHLGATTVAINPQFRGALLDNAMGPSGCTVAVLHTPSADALESLSPEVRDAVRTVVAIGAAAERAPGAIPLRAWTEAPVPADLPPRGDHRSIQVISFTSGSTGPSKGVLITNTQALDSACTYVHAVRLTAEDTLYTPFAFFHGMSTRLGVLPTLLAGGHVVVGQKFSASRYWQEAIECGATVGQTLPPMTAMLKALPAAPHDTAHRVTRMYNSRADEEFEARFGVKLVEAYGMTEIGLPIYSAFGQRRQGAAGQVHPDWEMAIVDDEDQPVAPGATGELVFRPRVPWLMMQGYVGRPDATVEANRNLWFHSGDIGRQDADGYVYFIDRRKERIRRLGENISSFDVESLVSSHPDVRECAALAHPANVGEDDVRIIVVAAEGAGLSAAKLYDWLTRVMPRYMLPRYIEFTDALPRTPTNKIEKLKLKEAGLPAHAWDRDQHHAPVLGRAAAAA; this is encoded by the coding sequence GTGATCTCCCATTCGTTCGGCCCCACCGGCCGCATCGTGCTGGCGCCGCAGCAGCGCCACCCCAGCGTGCTGCTGGCGCAGCAGGCCGCCGCCCGGCCGCACAACCCCTTCCTCAGCATCGAAGGCCGCACCTGGAGCTACGCGCAAGCGCGTGACCAGGTGCTGCGCGTCGCCGCGGGCCTGGCGCGCGAAGGCGTGGCCGAAGGCTCGCGGGTCGGCGTGCTGCTGCCGAACTGCGCCGAATTCGTCTTCCTGTGGTTTGCCTGCGCCCACCTGGGCGCGACCACGGTGGCGATCAACCCGCAGTTCCGCGGGGCGCTGCTGGACAACGCGATGGGGCCTTCCGGCTGCACGGTGGCGGTGCTCCACACGCCATCGGCCGATGCCCTGGAATCGCTGTCGCCGGAGGTTCGCGACGCCGTTCGCACGGTGGTGGCGATCGGCGCCGCGGCCGAACGCGCGCCGGGCGCGATCCCGCTGCGGGCCTGGACCGAGGCGCCGGTGCCGGCGGACCTGCCGCCGCGCGGCGACCACCGCTCCATCCAGGTGATCTCCTTCACCTCGGGTTCCACCGGCCCGTCCAAGGGCGTCCTCATCACCAACACGCAGGCGCTCGATTCCGCCTGCACCTATGTGCATGCGGTGCGGCTCACGGCCGAAGACACGCTGTACACGCCGTTCGCCTTCTTCCACGGCATGTCGACGCGCCTGGGCGTGTTGCCGACCCTGCTGGCCGGCGGTCACGTGGTGGTAGGCCAGAAGTTCAGTGCCTCGCGCTACTGGCAGGAGGCCATCGAATGCGGCGCCACCGTGGGGCAGACGCTGCCGCCAATGACGGCGATGCTGAAGGCCTTGCCGGCCGCGCCGCACGATACCGCGCACCGCGTCACGCGCATGTACAACTCGCGCGCCGACGAGGAGTTCGAAGCGCGCTTCGGCGTCAAGCTGGTCGAGGCCTATGGCATGACCGAGATTGGCCTGCCGATCTACAGCGCCTTCGGCCAGCGCCGCCAGGGCGCGGCCGGCCAGGTGCATCCCGATTGGGAGATGGCGATCGTCGACGACGAGGACCAGCCCGTCGCGCCGGGCGCCACCGGCGAGCTGGTGTTCCGCCCGCGCGTGCCCTGGCTGATGATGCAGGGCTACGTCGGCCGCCCGGACGCCACCGTGGAAGCCAATCGCAACCTGTGGTTCCACAGCGGCGACATCGGCCGGCAGGATGCCGACGGCTACGTCTACTTCATCGACCGCCGCAAGGAGCGCATCCGGCGCCTGGGCGAGAACATCTCCAGCTTCGACGTCGAGAGCCTGGTGTCCTCGCACCCGGACGTGCGCGAATGCGCCGCGCTGGCCCATCCGGCCAACGTCGGCGAGGACGACGTGCGCATCATCGTGGTGGCGGCCGAAGGCGCCGGGCTGTCGGCAGCGAAGCTCTACGACTGGCTGACCCGCGTGATGCCCCGCTACATGCTGCCGCGCTACATCGAGTTCACCGATGCCTTGCCGCGCACACCGACCAACAAGATCGAGAAGCTGAAGCTCAAGGAAGCTGGCTTGCCAGCCCATGCCTGGGACCGCGACCAGCACCATGCGCCCGTCCTGGGTCGCGCTGCCGCGGCCGCCTGA
- a CDS encoding tripartite tricarboxylate transporter substrate binding protein — protein MKIARRILLASAALLPLAAAAQAPAWPDKPVKLVVPFTPGGPTDTVARLLSRQLEAIWKQPVVFDYKPGAGTVVGTQAVARSPADGYTLGMAISALTINPSLQKLPYDTVKDIVGVSLVAQAHFGLFANPSAPFNTVPELIAYAKKNPNALSFATPGAGTGTHLAGEMLAHMAGITMVHVPYKGSAPAQADVVGGRVPLLFDILYSSMPFVQDKRLKVIALSSPKRAASNPEIPLIADTVPGFSAMSSIGVIAPAGLPAPLLQKISADIAQAVRSPEMGARMAALGLEPVGSTSEQYNTQIRQEIDRWTQVVKTANIKLD, from the coding sequence ATGAAAATCGCCCGACGCATTCTCCTGGCCTCCGCCGCCCTGCTGCCCCTGGCGGCAGCCGCGCAGGCGCCGGCCTGGCCCGACAAGCCCGTCAAGCTGGTCGTGCCCTTCACGCCCGGCGGGCCCACCGACACGGTGGCGCGGCTGCTGTCCAGGCAGCTGGAGGCGATCTGGAAGCAGCCCGTCGTGTTCGACTACAAGCCGGGCGCCGGCACCGTGGTCGGCACGCAGGCGGTGGCGCGCTCGCCCGCCGACGGCTACACGCTGGGCATGGCGATCTCCGCGCTGACCATCAACCCGAGCCTGCAGAAGCTGCCCTACGACACGGTGAAGGACATCGTCGGCGTCTCGCTGGTGGCGCAGGCGCACTTCGGGCTGTTCGCGAATCCCTCGGCGCCGTTCAACACGGTGCCGGAGCTGATAGCGTATGCGAAGAAGAACCCCAACGCGCTCAGCTTCGCCACGCCCGGCGCCGGCACCGGCACGCACCTGGCCGGCGAGATGCTGGCCCACATGGCCGGCATCACGATGGTCCACGTTCCCTACAAGGGCAGCGCGCCGGCGCAGGCGGACGTGGTGGGCGGGCGCGTGCCGCTGCTGTTCGACATCCTGTATTCGTCCATGCCCTTCGTGCAGGACAAGCGCCTGAAGGTCATCGCGCTGTCCAGCCCGAAGCGCGCGGCCTCCAACCCGGAGATTCCGCTGATCGCGGACACCGTGCCCGGCTTCAGCGCCATGAGCTCCATCGGCGTGATCGCGCCGGCCGGGCTGCCCGCGCCGCTGCTGCAGAAGATCAGCGCCGACATCGCGCAGGCCGTGCGCAGCCCCGAGATGGGCGCGCGCATGGCGGCGCTGGGGCTGGAGCCGGTGGGTTCCACCTCGGAGCAATACAACACGCAGATCCGGCAGGAGATCGACCGCTGGACCCAGGTGGTCAAGACTGCCAACATCAAGCTCGATTGA
- a CDS encoding LysR family transcriptional regulator translates to MARTSPAPAPALLDSELLNVFCRVAEARNFSRAAVFLDMAQPIVTRKIKRLEDELGVQLFVRSNRGCELTPEGELLFSRAGGILMQLAQVRDEVSTSSQKVSGTIAIGLPAAAGTLLAPHLMPEVAQRWPDLHVELTEALTGKLMESVATRELSLALVYDPPTDTGLIARPLLMERLHLVGVPRLAKRLDSVKRVQAADLARLPLVLPIRQQVVRVLLEDAFAEAGLPLVPRYEANSPLLLKAMTLQGLGFTVLTLGSMADEVAAGRLVAIPLEDRGMSLSLSLITTKEHGRLRVVQLMADLIEGEVRRMAASGDWPGSPKVIRPAKPLSPA, encoded by the coding sequence ATGGCCCGCACCAGCCCCGCCCCCGCGCCCGCCCTGCTCGATAGCGAGCTGCTGAACGTGTTCTGCCGGGTCGCCGAGGCGCGCAACTTCTCGCGGGCGGCGGTCTTCCTGGACATGGCGCAGCCCATCGTCACGCGCAAGATCAAGCGGCTGGAAGACGAACTGGGCGTCCAGCTGTTCGTGCGCTCCAACCGCGGCTGCGAACTCACGCCGGAGGGCGAGCTGCTGTTCTCGCGGGCCGGCGGCATCCTGATGCAGCTGGCGCAGGTGCGCGACGAGGTGTCCACCAGCTCGCAGAAAGTGTCGGGCACCATCGCCATCGGCCTGCCTGCGGCAGCCGGCACCTTGCTGGCGCCGCACCTGATGCCTGAAGTGGCGCAGCGCTGGCCGGACCTGCACGTGGAGCTGACCGAGGCGCTGACCGGCAAGCTGATGGAAAGCGTGGCCACCCGCGAACTGTCGCTGGCCCTGGTCTACGACCCGCCGACGGACACCGGACTGATCGCGCGGCCGCTGCTGATGGAACGGCTGCACCTGGTGGGCGTGCCGCGGCTGGCGAAGCGCCTGGACTCGGTCAAGCGCGTGCAGGCGGCCGACCTGGCCAGGCTCCCGCTGGTGCTGCCGATCCGGCAACAGGTGGTACGCGTGCTGCTGGAGGACGCGTTCGCCGAAGCCGGCCTGCCGCTGGTGCCGCGCTACGAGGCCAACAGCCCGCTGCTGCTGAAGGCGATGACCTTGCAGGGCCTCGGTTTCACCGTGCTGACGCTGGGCTCGATGGCCGACGAAGTGGCCGCGGGCCGGCTGGTGGCGATTCCGCTGGAGGACCGCGGCATGTCGCTTTCGCTGTCGCTCATCACGACCAAGGAGCACGGGCGGCTGCGCGTGGTCCAGCTCATGGCCGACCTGATCGAGGGCGAGGTCCGGCGCATGGCCGCCTCGGGGGACTGGCCGGGCTCGCCGAAGGTGATCCGCCCGGCCAAGCCGCTCAGTCCTGCTTGA
- a CDS encoding Zn-ribbon domain-containing OB-fold protein: protein MSYLPAGIPAPRPTVDDAPFWAACQEQRLVIRHCEACSRFFHPPMPCCPRCGSFDVAWKPVSGQGSIYTWTVGHQAIHPALKDHGPYNVCVILLDDADDVRLVTNVVDVAPEELRIGLPVAVCFEEAGDGTLLPRFRRADEQGERQQ from the coding sequence ATGAGCTACCTTCCCGCCGGCATTCCGGCACCGCGGCCGACCGTCGATGACGCGCCCTTCTGGGCTGCGTGCCAGGAGCAGCGGCTGGTCATCCGCCACTGCGAGGCCTGCAGCCGCTTCTTCCATCCGCCCATGCCGTGCTGCCCGCGCTGCGGCTCCTTCGACGTGGCCTGGAAGCCCGTCAGCGGCCAGGGCAGCATCTATACCTGGACGGTCGGCCACCAGGCCATCCACCCGGCGTTGAAGGACCATGGGCCCTACAACGTCTGCGTGATCCTCCTGGACGATGCCGACGACGTGCGGCTCGTCACGAACGTCGTGGACGTCGCGCCGGAGGAACTGCGCATCGGCCTGCCGGTGGCCGTCTGCTTCGAGGAAGCGGGTGACGGCACGCTGCTGCCGCGCTTCCGCCGCGCCGACGAACAGGGGGAGCGCCAGCAATGA
- a CDS encoding TauD/TfdA dioxygenase family protein, translating to MSLLTLKPLSPFAAEASGIDLSQPLAPEQTRAIEDAMDQHAVLVFRKQPLSQSQQITFAKSFGPLDLGLRKLKGGPHRFEYAELADISNVKADGDVADRQHAKIVGNVANQLWHSDSSFQKPRAKYSMLSAVVVPAFGGETEFADLRMAYDALPDWRKKQIDGLEAEHYALHSRFLLGDTSYTDAQKESIAPADWPLVQTDPRSGRKILFVGVHAHQVKGMTVAEGRMLLLDLLEHATQREFVYQHHWQVGDLVMWDNTATVHRGRWFDFAERRELRRATTEEVTA from the coding sequence ATGAGCCTGCTCACCCTGAAACCCCTGTCGCCCTTCGCTGCCGAAGCGAGCGGCATCGACCTCTCCCAGCCGCTGGCGCCGGAACAGACGCGCGCCATCGAGGACGCGATGGACCAGCATGCGGTGCTGGTGTTCCGCAAGCAGCCGCTGTCCCAATCGCAGCAGATCACCTTCGCCAAGTCCTTCGGGCCGCTGGACCTGGGCTTGCGCAAGCTGAAGGGCGGCCCGCATCGCTTCGAATATGCGGAGCTGGCGGACATCTCCAACGTCAAGGCCGACGGCGACGTCGCCGACCGCCAGCACGCCAAGATCGTCGGCAACGTGGCCAACCAGCTGTGGCACAGCGACAGCAGCTTCCAGAAGCCGCGTGCCAAGTACTCGATGCTGTCCGCCGTGGTGGTGCCGGCCTTCGGCGGCGAGACCGAGTTCGCCGACCTGCGCATGGCCTACGACGCGCTGCCGGACTGGCGCAAGAAGCAGATCGACGGCCTGGAAGCCGAGCACTACGCGCTGCATTCGCGCTTCCTGCTGGGCGACACCAGCTACACCGACGCCCAGAAGGAAAGCATCGCGCCGGCCGACTGGCCGCTGGTGCAGACCGACCCGCGCTCGGGCCGCAAGATCCTGTTCGTCGGCGTGCACGCGCACCAGGTCAAGGGCATGACCGTGGCCGAAGGCCGCATGCTGCTGCTGGACCTGCTGGAACACGCGACGCAGCGCGAGTTCGTTTACCAGCACCACTGGCAGGTGGGCGACCTGGTGATGTGGGACAACACGGCGACGGTGCACCGCGGACGGTGGTTCGACTTTGCGGAGCGGCGGGAGCTGCGGCGGGCGACGACGGAGGAAGTCACCGCATAG
- a CDS encoding Ldh family oxidoreductase: MQLSVKECRQLAEAAMASVGHSAEESQIIADHLVDCELRGLGFGGLARALSVIERLRRVDERRPIRVLQQSPASACLDGGDQVGYLVGRRATDIAIDKARATGLAAVGASKTWYTGMFSYYLERVTAAGFVGMITGSGSPKVAPHGGTEPRFNTNPIAFGFPSLGTPVIWDIGTSSVMAGEVTLKKRLGETLEPGQAFDRAGQPTLDPVAAMAGAFTAWGGHKGSGLALSVQLLSMMAGQVTVPVELRDCGFFITVFNPDLFTPPGEFKRRVTEYADLLRANRPVDAARPVRVPFERSAAERNRRTAADRIEVDDRIHHALKELACK, from the coding sequence ATGCAACTTTCCGTCAAGGAATGCCGGCAGCTCGCCGAGGCCGCGATGGCCTCGGTGGGGCACAGTGCCGAGGAGTCGCAGATCATCGCCGACCACCTGGTGGACTGCGAACTGCGTGGCCTGGGCTTCGGCGGCCTCGCTCGCGCGCTGTCCGTCATCGAACGCCTGCGCCGGGTGGACGAGCGCCGGCCGATCCGCGTGCTGCAGCAAAGCCCCGCCAGCGCCTGCCTCGATGGTGGCGACCAGGTCGGCTACCTGGTGGGGCGCCGCGCCACCGACATCGCGATCGACAAGGCCCGTGCCACTGGCCTGGCCGCCGTGGGCGCCAGCAAGACCTGGTACACGGGCATGTTCTCGTACTACCTGGAGCGCGTCACCGCCGCCGGCTTCGTCGGCATGATCACCGGCAGTGGCAGCCCCAAGGTGGCGCCGCATGGCGGCACCGAGCCGCGCTTCAACACCAACCCGATCGCCTTCGGCTTCCCGTCGCTCGGGACGCCGGTCATCTGGGACATCGGCACTTCGAGCGTGATGGCGGGCGAGGTGACGCTGAAGAAGCGGCTGGGTGAAACGCTGGAGCCGGGCCAGGCCTTCGACCGCGCGGGCCAGCCCACGCTGGACCCGGTCGCGGCAATGGCCGGCGCCTTCACCGCCTGGGGCGGCCACAAGGGCTCGGGCCTGGCGCTGTCGGTGCAGCTGCTGTCCATGATGGCCGGCCAGGTGACGGTGCCGGTGGAACTGCGGGATTGCGGCTTCTTCATCACCGTGTTCAACCCCGACCTGTTCACGCCGCCTGGCGAGTTCAAGCGCCGTGTGACCGAGTACGCGGACTTGCTGCGCGCGAACCGTCCTGTCGATGCGGCGCGCCCCGTGCGCGTGCCTTTCGAACGCTCGGCCGCGGAACGCAATCGCCGCACGGCGGCCGATCGCATCGAGGTCGACGACCGCATCCATCACGCCCTGAAGGAGCTCGCATGCAAGTAG